Within the Thermanaeromonas toyohensis ToBE genome, the region TTTGTACTCTCTCATTCCCTATTTTACACCCGGTGGGAATACGAAGCAAATATGTTTGCTGCGGCATTAAGAATAGGCGAAGACCTGGCCCGGTATGAGCCAGCCATTAGAGAGCTGGCTGCCGGGAGGGTGGACAAGTTTATAAAAGCATTGGGAGCGAGAATAGAGGATAACTGAATCCGTTGGCTCTGAGGGAGGTCGCCTAAACCGGTCTCGGGAAAGCTTGATTTTTCAAGGGCTGCAGGGGCGTAGCTCAATTTGGCAGAGTAGCGGACTCCAAATCCGTTGGTTGCAGGTTCGAGTCCTGTCGCCCCTGCCATTCTTGTGAATCAAAGGCTTTACGGATTTACCCCGTTTAAAAAAACGTGGTGTGGACGCTGATTTAACTAATATTTAACATGAGGATTAAACTCATCTCCATATTATCTCCACTTTTGCTCCACTTTTTGGACAAATATCCCATGAAAGTAGTTTTCAGGTTCCCACTTTAATCTCTCTAGTACTTGGGAAGGCAACAGAATAGTCCCATCATCCTCTAGACGACTTATATATCTTATTTCGGCCATAGCGAAACCCTCCTTAGAGTAGCTTCTTTAAGGTTATACGGCTCAAAACTTTGTAGGTTAGGTCGTCGACAGAATACAGGATCCATCCTTGCCTCATAGCATCGCCCAAGAGTCTTAAACTGCCATTGTCAAGCTTCAGTACTCCGGGTGCAAAGTCAAGGACAACGCGCTTCCCTTGGGCTTGTAAGGTATATCCATATTCTCGATACTTTGACCAATTATCCTCCCTAACCTCTACTATATATCCCACGTCCACACCCTTTACGTCAGGATAACCTTCTATACACTCATAAAGATGGGGCTCATCAATGTTACCTTCCATAACTGCCGTTATAACAGTAGGAAGTACTCGACCAGAGAGCAGTTCGTTTTCTGTGGGCTTTGAAAACTTTAGCTCACCTATCTCCTCCAAACGTTTTAGTATCACGAAAGCCCGGGCGCCACGCATATCTGAAGCTTCGTCGAGGGTAACCCGTATTAATACTTTTTTACTTTCACTGTTTTTTTCACCCTTTTGTGGAGCTATAAGATTCCCTAGAGAAGCGCTCTCAAGCTCTTTAGCGATACTGCTAAACACAGAAGGGATACAGCTACCCACTCCTTCCTCAACTCCACGTACCAGCGATCTCAATACATCACCAGCTTGAAGTAAAAGGTTACATACGCTTTCACTTATTACTACTTCTCCCTTCCGGATACTGTCCAATAATGTTTCCATCTTATGGGCGAATTCTGCTATATCCTTAAGCCCCACACAAGCGGCTGAGCCTTTTAGGGTATGGGCAACCCTAAAGATGGCATCAATGGTCCTACTATCTTTCTTTTCTAGTTCCAAAAAAAGGTGCTCCAGGATATCTAGTTGTTCGTAAGCCTCATTTAAGAATTCACGCATAAGGTCAAGAGCCATAAGATATCACACCATCCTCCCTCAACTATCTATCATTCATTATCACTACCTACCTGTTTTGGGCCATATCCGTTTCATTTGGAACTCATCCCTATATTTGCTTGTTCGGGTTTTTCATTACTGTTCTATGCCATCCTTCCTATCACCTCAGCATCCAAAATTAAGGCGATATCACCGTTCCCTAGGATCGCTACTCCGGCAAACATTCTCAAATGAGAGAACTGGGAAGGGAGATTTTTAAGCACGACATCCTGTTCTCCTAGTATCTTTGGTACAGCTATGGCGGTTCCAGACAAGAGCACTATAAGGGTTAACTCTTCACCTTCCCATGCTTCCATCTCGGTTTTAAGTGTGCGAGAAAGTCGTACAACAGGGTATATGGTATCACGTAAGGTTACTACTTCTCTATCCTTAACAGAGTGTATCCTATGGGCTTCTATTCTTACGATTTCCTTGACTTGACCCACCGGTATACCGAAGAGACCACCACACCTTACCAGTACTACTTTGGTTATACTCATAGATACGGGCAGTT harbors:
- a CDS encoding Hpt domain-containing protein, with amino-acid sequence MALDLMREFLNEAYEQLDILEHLFLELEKKDSRTIDAIFRVAHTLKGSAACVGLKDIAEFAHKMETLLDSIRKGEVVISESVCNLLLQAGDVLRSLVRGVEEGVGSCIPSVFSSIAKELESASLGNLIAPQKGEKNSESKKVLIRVTLDEASDMRGARAFVILKRLEEIGELKFSKPTENELLSGRVLPTVITAVMEGNIDEPHLYECIEGYPDVKGVDVGYIVEVREDNWSKYREYGYTLQAQGKRVVLDFAPGVLKLDNGSLRLLGDAMRQGWILYSVDDLTYKVLSRITLKKLL